The Austwickia sp. genome includes a region encoding these proteins:
- a CDS encoding aspartate kinase has translation MSLVVQKYGGSSVADAESVKRVARRIVETKKAGHSVVVVVSAMGDTTDELIDLAASISPIPPPRELDVLLSSGERISMAVLAMAIANLGYKALSFTGSQAGVLTDENHGAARVMGVTPGRIEACLGDGHIAIVAGFQGVSQTTKNITTLGRGGSDLTAVALAAALKADVCEIYTDVDGVFTADPRIVPTARRIPVLSTEETLEMAANGAKILHLRCVEYARNYQIPIHVRSSFSHKEGTRITDHPEGEAVEAPVIAGVAHDRSEAKITVVDVPDRPGYAAKIFELVAQADANIDMIVQNVSAVETGKTDISFTLPTKDADRVVKMLDHHKEAIGFKSLIFDDAIGKLSLVGAGMRTHKGVSATLFKALADADINIQMISTSEIRLSVVTSEDQLNDAVRAVHTAFQLDSAEGEAVVYGGTGR, from the coding sequence GTGTCCCTGGTCGTCCAGAAGTACGGCGGGTCGTCCGTCGCCGACGCCGAAAGCGTCAAGCGCGTCGCCCGGCGCATCGTCGAGACGAAGAAGGCGGGACACTCCGTGGTCGTGGTGGTGTCGGCCATGGGCGACACCACCGACGAGCTCATCGACCTCGCGGCCTCGATCAGCCCCATCCCGCCGCCGCGCGAGCTGGACGTCCTGCTCAGCTCCGGTGAGCGGATCTCGATGGCGGTCCTCGCGATGGCGATCGCGAACCTCGGCTACAAGGCCTTGTCGTTCACCGGCAGCCAAGCCGGCGTGCTCACCGACGAGAACCACGGCGCCGCCCGCGTCATGGGCGTCACGCCCGGCCGGATCGAGGCGTGCCTCGGGGACGGTCACATTGCCATCGTGGCGGGCTTCCAGGGCGTCTCGCAGACCACGAAGAACATCACCACGCTCGGTCGCGGCGGTTCCGACCTCACCGCCGTGGCGCTCGCCGCCGCGTTGAAGGCCGACGTCTGCGAGATCTACACGGACGTCGACGGGGTGTTCACCGCCGACCCGCGGATCGTGCCCACGGCCCGCCGAATTCCGGTGCTCTCGACCGAGGAGACGCTGGAGATGGCGGCCAACGGCGCCAAGATATTGCACTTGCGCTGCGTGGAATACGCCCGGAACTATCAAATCCCCATTCACGTGCGGTCGTCCTTCTCCCATAAGGAAGGCACCCGCATCACAGACCACCCCGAAGGAGAAGCCGTGGAGGCCCCCGTCATCGCGGGCGTCGCGCACGACCGCAGCGAGGCCAAGATCACCGTCGTCGACGTGCCTGACCGGCCCGGTTATGCCGCGAAGATCTTCGAGCTCGTCGCGCAAGCCGACGCCAACATCGACATGATCGTCCAGAACGTCTCGGCCGTGGAGACGGGCAAGACGGACATCTCCTTCACGCTGCCGACCAAGGACGCCGACCGGGTGGTAAAGATGCTCGACCACCACAAGGAGGCGATCGGGTTCAAGAGCCTGATCTTCGACGACGCGATCGGCAAGCTGTCGCTGGTGGGCGCAGGCATGCGCACGCACAAGGGCGTGAGCGCGACGCTGTTCAAGGCGCTCGCGGACGCGGACATCAACATCCAGATGATCTCCACCTCGGAGATCCGCCTGTCGGTGGTCACCAGCGAGGACCAGCTCAACGACGCCGTACGGGCTGTGCACACGGCCTTCCAGCTGGATTCCGCCGAGGGCGAGGCCGTGGTCTACGGAGGGACCGGACGATGA